GATCCGTGAGTTCGCCGAGGCGTTCGCGGGCGGCCCGGAACCAAGGGTGAGCGGCCGGGACGGCGTGGCGGCCGTCCGCATCGCCGAGGCGGCGGCCGAGTCCGCACGCACCGGACAGGCCGTGGAACTCGCCCCGCTGACAACCACCGCAGCCGCCGTCTCCACGGAGGGGATCGACCAGTGAGAGTCGCCGTACTGTCCTTCGCCCATGTCCACGCCGCGACCTACATCAGGCTGCTGCGCGACCGCGACGGCATCGAACTGGTCACCGCGGACCCCGACGCCCCGCCCGGCGACCCGACCCGCGGCCGGGACCTCGCCGAGCGGCTCGGCGCCGCCTACGCCGACACCTGGGACGCGGTGTTCGCGCTGCGCCCCGACGCCGTCGTGGTCACCAGCGAGAACGCCCGCCACCGGCACCTGGTCGAACGGGCCGCCGCGGTCGGCGCACACGTGCTGTGCGAAAAGCCCCTCGCGACGACGGAGGCGGACGCGCAGGCCATGATCGACGTCTGCGCACAAGCCGGGGTGCGGTTGATGACCGCCTATCCCGTGCGGTTCAGCCCCGCGTTCACCGCCCTGCGCCGCGCGCTGGCCGACGGTTCGCTCGGCGGGCTGATCAGCGTCCACGGCGCCAACAACGGCTCGAACCCGGCCCGTTCGCACCCCTGGTTCGCCGACCCCGAACTGGCGGGCGGCGGAGCGCTGGCCGATCACACCGTCCATATCGCCGACCTCGTGGACGCGCTGCTGGGGGGCGAGCAGGCGGCGGAGGTGTACGCCCAGGCGAACAGCGTCCTCGACGACGGCGGCCCCACGCCGGACGTGGAGACCGCGGGGCTGGTCAGCATCCGGTATCCCGGCGGGCTGGTCGCCGCCGTGGACGCCAGTTGGAGTCATCCGCCGGACCACCCGACCTGGGGCGGGCTCACCATGACCTGCGTCGCCGAGAAGGCGATCGTGGAGTTCGACGCCTTCCCCCCGCTGCTGGGCGGATTCGACTCCGCCACCGGCCGCGGCCGTTGGGAGGCGGGCGGGGCGGATCTGGACGCGGCCATGCTCGACGAGTTCCTCGACGCCGTAGGCAACGGACGGCGGCCGTCCCCCGACGGCGAGGCGGGCCTGCGCACCCTGCGGATCGTGCTGGCCGCCTACGAGTCGCTGCGGACCGGCCGGCCGGTGGCGCTCCCGGCGAGGTAGAGCCGACGCCTCGCGCGGTCAGGTCCGGGCCGCGCCGCGCAGGATGTCGTGCATGGAACCCATTCCGTACTTGTCCTCCCGGCTGGAGAGTTCCGCCACCTCGCGCAGGATCGGCCCGAGGTCGATCCCCGCCGTCCGCGCGTCCGCGCACAGGTCGCGCAGCGAGAGCAGCTCGTCACGCGTGTCGGAGCCCTGGTCGACGGCGGACATGTGCAGCAGTCGCTGCCGGAAGCCTTCGGGGGTGGGTTCTACGGGCAGGTGGGTGGCCCAACGGAAGGAGGTGTAGCGGGAGAAGAGCCCGCGTACGGACGCGCGAAGTGCCTCGTCGCCCTGTGCGTAGACGGCGATCAGGGCCCGCAGCACCGACTCGGCCTCCGCCCGGACACCCGCCTCGTCCATCGGGGCCGGCCCCTGCCGCATTCCCGTCACCCAGTCGGGATCGCTGATGTCCACCGGCCGCTCCGCGATGGGCCGGACGGCCTCGTCGACCAGTGCGACCCGTTCCTCGATCTCCTCGATCCCGGTCGGCTGTTCCATGCGCGGCTCTCCCAACGGGCCCCTCAGCGTTCGGTCTTCTGCAGCGCCGGCTCGGGTGTCCGGTCCTCGATCCGGGCGTCCGTGTCGGCGCTCCGGTGTTTCGCCAGCTGGATCTGTTCGTAGACGTGGGCACGCAGTTCGGCGAACCGGGGGCTGGAGCGGGTGTGCAACTGGTCGCGTTCGTCGGGGAGGTCGATGGTGAGATCCTCCTGCACGACGGTCGGCGACGCTGACAGGACGACGGTGCGCTGGCCGAGGTACACGGCCTCGTCGATGTCGTGGGTGACGAACAGGACGGTGACCCCCAGCTCCTGCCACAGGTGCCGGATGAGGTCCTCCAGTTCGGCCCGGGTCTGGGCGTCGACGGCCGCGAAGGGCTCGTCCATGAGCAGTACCTTCGGTTCGAAGGCCACGGCGCGGGCGATGGCGACGCGCTGCTGCATTCCGCCCGACAGCTGCCAGGGGTAGGCCTGGCGGGCGTCGGCGAGGCCCACGACTTCGAGTGCGTGGTCCACCAGTTCCCGGGTCCGCGCCTTGCCGAGCTTCTTGCGGCGCAGCGGCAGGGCGACGTTGTCGCGGACGTTCATCCAGGCGAACAGGGAGCGGCCGTACTCCTGGAAGACGACCGCCATCCCTGGCGGGGGCCCGACGACCGGGCGCCCTTCCAGGAGTACTTCGCCGTCGGTGGGGGCGAGCAGTCCCGCCATGCACTTCAGCAACGTCGTCTTGCCGCATCCCGACGGCCCGACCAGGCAGACGAGTTCACCGGCACCGATATGGAACGTCAGGTTCCGCAGGGCTTCGACATTGCGGTTCCGTCCGGTGTAGATCTTCTGCAGGTTGCGTACGTCGAGCATCGACGGCTCCGTTTCAGGGGTTGCGCTGGGCGCGGCGCAGGCCGTGGTACCAGGCCAGGACCCGGT
The DNA window shown above is from Streptomyces sp. NBC_01451 and carries:
- a CDS encoding Gfo/Idh/MocA family protein, which gives rise to MRVAVLSFAHVHAATYIRLLRDRDGIELVTADPDAPPGDPTRGRDLAERLGAAYADTWDAVFALRPDAVVVTSENARHRHLVERAAAVGAHVLCEKPLATTEADAQAMIDVCAQAGVRLMTAYPVRFSPAFTALRRALADGSLGGLISVHGANNGSNPARSHPWFADPELAGGGALADHTVHIADLVDALLGGEQAAEVYAQANSVLDDGGPTPDVETAGLVSIRYPGGLVAAVDASWSHPPDHPTWGGLTMTCVAEKAIVEFDAFPPLLGGFDSATGRGRWEAGGADLDAAMLDEFLDAVGNGRRPSPDGEAGLRTLRIVLAAYESLRTGRPVALPAR
- a CDS encoding ABC transporter ATP-binding protein, whose product is MLDVRNLQKIYTGRNRNVEALRNLTFHIGAGELVCLVGPSGCGKTTLLKCMAGLLAPTDGEVLLEGRPVVGPPPGMAVVFQEYGRSLFAWMNVRDNVALPLRRKKLGKARTRELVDHALEVVGLADARQAYPWQLSGGMQQRVAIARAVAFEPKVLLMDEPFAAVDAQTRAELEDLIRHLWQELGVTVLFVTHDIDEAVYLGQRTVVLSASPTVVQEDLTIDLPDERDQLHTRSSPRFAELRAHVYEQIQLAKHRSADTDARIEDRTPEPALQKTER